Genomic DNA from SAR324 cluster bacterium:
TCTCTCCTTCCTATCCATACTTTTGCCATCCTTAGCTGCTGGCAATCGCTCGATCGTCATCCCTTCTCCCTCCTATCCGCTCATTGCCAATGATTTGATTCAAATCATGGAGACTTCCGATATACCAGCGGGAGCAGTCAATCTAATCAGCGGCAATCCGGCTGAAATGATTCAGACGCTTGCAGCTCACGAAGATCTGAATGGAATTTGGGTCTTTGGTACTGAAGAGGAGGTTTGTCAGGCTAAACGCCTAAGTACGAGCAATCTCAAACGGGTTTGGAGTAATGAGGGACAGGTCGTTGACTGGTATTCTCCAGCAGCCCAGGGGAGAGAGTGGCTACGACAAGCTTCTCAGAGCAAAAACATTTGGATTCCATTTGGTGAGTAGTATGGCTGGTAATCTTGGCTTCATAGGTGTATCCACACAGCACTCTCTCATCCAAAAACTTTTTCCACTGTGGGTTGATGTTTTGGGTTTAGGGGAGGCCAAACTAAGAGGATTTGATCATCCTCCTAGGGTAAGCTTTGCTGACATGAGATTGCAGGTGGAACAACTACGGGAGGATCCATCCTTGGCAGGGGCACTGGTCACCACACATAAAGTAGTGGTTTGGGAAGGTGCGAAAGATCTTTTTTCGGAATCAGA
This window encodes:
- a CDS encoding aldehyde dehydrogenase family protein, coding for LSFLSILLPSLAAGNRSIVIPSPSYPLIANDLIQIMETSDIPAGAVNLISGNPAEMIQTLAAHEDLNGIWVFGTEEEVCQAKRLSTSNLKRVWSNEGQVVDWYSPAAQGREWLRQASQSKNIWIPFGE